In Actinomycetes bacterium, the genomic stretch AGTGGACCGGGCTGGCCGTGCTCGCCCTGGCCTGCCTGCTGTATGCGATGGACCTGACGGTGCTGCACCTGGCCGTGCCGTCCCTGAGCGCCGACCTGCGGC encodes the following:
- a CDS encoding MFS transporter; this translates as MDPTDQNADVTAPDAPRAGRREWTGLAVLALACLLYAMDLTVLHLAVPSLSADLR